The nucleotide window AAAGAAGAAACCGCGGAAACATTCTCCGGCAGCTTCTGCTCATGCATGATTGAAGGGCCAGACcttccaatttcatttctaattaTCCCTGCCTGAGTCAGAGGAGTGTTAAACGGCGCAATATCTCTTTGGAAACTCGACGGTTTAGAGCACAACATGCTGCTACCATGACCAGCTTTGTGAATATCACCATAAGGAAAATATGCAGTTTGAAGGACTTCTGATCCTAAAGAATCAAATTTTGGTCTGGTAGCTTGATGCAGGTTGAAAGTTGTGCAACTTGCACTACTTGGTTTATTACCCCAAGCACCGAGATTCATATCAACCTTCCCTGTCAGGGACCTTAGTGGACATATTTCTTGACCTTGCAAGACCCTCGGAAACCTATTATTAGGTTCCACAAAGCCTGCATAAGTAGGAGGGTGAACCCTCATAAGCTCAGCAGCAGTCATCTTTCTTGCTCCGGCCGATGCAAGATTCGGATGATTGGGAGAACTGATCTCAAAACCTGGCTGCTTAGTTACTGTGTCACGTCCAAAATATAGGGACATAAAACCTGTATTTTCTTGACCTTGCAAGACCTTGGGCGATCTTACAGACTCCTCCAAGTCCATAAACCCAGTGCCTCCTGCCGCCATCACGAAAATTAGGGGGGTGATTACTACTTGgccatatatataatatcatcATTTGTTTGATTAACAGTCATACCAGTGATGAGGTGACTGGATGATGCAGCCTGCAGACCTGTCCGCAGTTTCTTCAGCCTTGGGGAACACTGCATGCTCAATGGAGGGAGAGAAGCCGAAGGATCGATCTCCCATGGAGATACTCGATCCTGATGATTAGTCTCCATATCCTCATCCCATCTGACCTGTTGGATATCAAAGCAGTAAACTTAGAGAAAATGTTTCGGGGGAAAACATGGTGCATAGTTCAAGCAAAACTGAAAATGTACCATTAAGCACCTCCATTTTGATTTAGGCCATCTGTATGGATCCAAATCACTCATTCCAGTCACTATCCCACTAGTACACCTGCAAGGTAAGAAGATTGATTCATGTTCCTCACAGGATATAAATTTTCGTGAGAGATATGCATCTAAAATATTCATAGCTATTGCCACTGTTGACCTTCTTTCAGGTGATTCATCCATCTCAAATTTCAttttgaatcttgtgccaatgGTCACCGGATTCTTGATGCTTTTGGCGTACTTTTGATAGGATACAACAAAATCTGCATGACTTGCCCTGCAATATAGCATGTTAAATGGCTGAACATTTAATCCCTAGACCGGATTTGCATATTGATAAGAACTAAGAACAGAAGAAAACATCTTTCTGATCTATTACCTTGGACTGTAGAAAACATGAAACATGCTTTTTGCTGATATAGCATTAGCCACAGAAGAAAGGAAATTGGGATAACAACTCTGGTTACCAACAATAGACTCAGGAAGACCATTTCTTGGTCGAACAGCTCTTCTGATTCCCAATCTCAATTCTCCATTTTCACccctacaaaatatatataattaacagGCATTTGTACATTATTATCCTTCATTTTTCATGCTTTTAAAGTTTACTGACTCATAATAACTTCAAGATTCTACTGCACACGAAGTATGTTCTACATAgtaaattttgatttcatttTGCTAGTTTGGTACTTTAGAGCCACTATGACAAGAACATATTTTGACCAATCCAATAAATAGGACAATACTACCTAcatccaaatatttttattttggcagTTGATAATTACTTTCTGCTAAATATGGCAACATGACATTAAGAATTTCAAGAAAATTTGCTGTGTTTCCAATGCAGATTTGTGCCAATTAAGAAGTCCAAGATCAACATATACATACCTTAGGAAAAGCACAGCATCACCGGACACAAGATTCTTTTGGCTAACGAAAATACTCCATCCGGTAGTGAGTAGATGCCGCCTCGGCTGACCTGACAAAAACCACCACATCCACTTTCTGTATAATTTATCCCCAACATATGAAGCCAGCCACACAcacttctt belongs to Arachis duranensis cultivar V14167 chromosome 8, aradu.V14167.gnm2.J7QH, whole genome shotgun sequence and includes:
- the LOC107461707 gene encoding auxin response factor 4 isoform X1 — protein: MEIDLNHAVTEVEKNATCNGGCHKEQATASCVCCVPSSSSSSSSTAVSSSSYLELWHACAGPLTSLPKKGNVVVYFPQGHLEQAASFSPFTPLEIPTHDLQPQIFCRVVNVQLLANKENDEVYTQVTLLPQAELAGMGKELLEELGADEEGNGRTPTKTTPHMFCKTLTASDTSTHGGFSVPRRAAEDCFPPLDYKQQRPSQELIAKDLHGVEWKFRHIYRGQPRRHLLTTGWSIFVSQKNLVSGDAVLFLRGENGELRLGIRRAVRPRNGLPESIVGNQSCYPNFLSSVANAISAKSMFHVFYSPRASHADFVVSYQKYAKSIKNPVTIGTRFKMKFEMDESPERRSTVAIAMNILDAYLSRKFISCEEHESIFLPCRCTSGIVTGMSDLDPYRWPKSKWRCLMVRWDEDMETNHQDRVSPWEIDPSASLPPLSMQCSPRLKKLRTGLQAASSSHLITGGTGFMDLEESVRSPKVLQGQENTGFMSLYFGRDTVTKQPGFEISSPNHPNLASAGARKMTAAELMRVHPPTYAGFVEPNNRFPRVLQGQEICPLRSLTGKVDMNLGAWGNKPSSASCTTFNLHQATRPKFDSLGSEVLQTAYFPYGDIHKAGHGSSMLCSKPSSFQRDIAPFNTPLTQAGIIRNEIGRSGPSIMHEQKLPENVSAVSSLGGNSMRMPVPDEENLKGKINGCKLFGVALSGETTTQNAKRSCTKVHKQGSLVGRAIDLSRLSSYTDLFTELERLFGMEGLLRDPDKGWRILYTDNENDIMVVGDDPWHEFCNVVSKIHIYTQEEVEKMTIGIISDDTQSCLEQAPVNMEASKSSSVGQPDSSPTVVRV
- the LOC107461707 gene encoding auxin response factor 4 isoform X2, with the translated sequence MEIDLNHAVTEVEKNATCNGGCHKEQATASCVCCVPSSSSSSSSTAVSSSSYLELWHACAGPLTSLPKKGNVVVYFPQGHLEQAASFSPFTPLEIPTHDLQPQIFCRVVNVQLLANKENDEVYTQVTLLPQAELAGMGKELLEELGADEEGNGRTPTKTTPHMFCKTLTASDTSTHGGFSVPRRAAEDCFPPLDYKQQRPSQELIAKDLHGVEWKFRHIYRGQPRRHLLTTGWSIFVSQKNLVSGDAVLFLRGENGELRLGIRRAVRPRNGLPESIVGNQSCYPNFLSSVANAISAKSMFHVFYSPRASHADFVVSYQKYAKSIKNPVTIGTRFKMKFEMDESPERRCTSGIVTGMSDLDPYRWPKSKWRCLMVRWDEDMETNHQDRVSPWEIDPSASLPPLSMQCSPRLKKLRTGLQAASSSHLITGGTGFMDLEESVRSPKVLQGQENTGFMSLYFGRDTVTKQPGFEISSPNHPNLASAGARKMTAAELMRVHPPTYAGFVEPNNRFPRVLQGQEICPLRSLTGKVDMNLGAWGNKPSSASCTTFNLHQATRPKFDSLGSEVLQTAYFPYGDIHKAGHGSSMLCSKPSSFQRDIAPFNTPLTQAGIIRNEIGRSGPSIMHEQKLPENVSAVSSLGGNSMRMPVPDEENLKGKINGCKLFGVALSGETTTQNAKRSCTKVHKQGSLVGRAIDLSRLSSYTDLFTELERLFGMEGLLRDPDKGWRILYTDNENDIMVVGDDPWHEFCNVVSKIHIYTQEEVEKMTIGIISDDTQSCLEQAPVNMEASKSSSVGQPDSSPTVVRV